TGGCCAACATCCACCCGGCCTTCCTGGCCACCACGCCGTACGTGCTTCTCAACGGCGTGACCATCCCGGGGAGCAAGGCCTGCGGCGAACCCAAGGTCATCTACAACCGCGCCCTCATGCTCACCTACCTGGTGGGCGCCGGCTACACGGCCTGGCGCACCTACGACCTCGCCATCCGGCGGCGCGCCGAGATCGATCGGCGCATCGAGGCGCTGGAACCCTAGGAAACGGCTCTCCCCGATTCTTTCCTGCGCCTTTACTCATCTTTAACGGCCTCGAGGAATCATCGCGCCTCCGGCCGCCGATAATCGCCGTAGTAACACCGCCCCGCCCAGGAGAGGGAGAGCACCCCGATGATGGCTAGAGTTGGCGCTGTCGGCCAGACGCAATATGTTCCGCCGATCCCGTATGCGGGAGGACAGGCGGCGCCCCCGGCGACGCAGCCGCCGCCCAGTTCGACGAACTATGGCGGCCAGGGCAATGGCGCCTGGGAACTCTCGCGCCTGGTCCCCAATCAGGACCACCAGGCCCGGCTGTTCCGCGCCGGCATCAATTCTCCGGGCAAGATGCGCTTCTGGGGCGGCGGCCCGATTCGCCGCTTCTTCACCGGCATGTTCACCGGCATCCCGGACCAGGTCCTCAAGGCCTACGCCCAGGAGTCCGACCTGTGCCGGATCCCCAGCATGCAGGCCGACTGGGCCCGCCTCCTGTTCGAGGTCGGCATCCGCAGTCCACTGGAACTCGCGCAGTACGCCGGCGAGGACATCGGCGCCAAGATCCAGCGTGGCGCCCTCTTCGCCGCCATGGCCGCCAAGGCCATCGAACTGGCCGCCAGCGAGGGCCGCGGCTACAGCCCGCCGTCCTTCGAGGAGCTGGGCCGGGTGGCCCATACCGCCCGCGGCATGACGCCCGGTGTGACCTAAACTCGCAAAAACTGCGCCGGGCCCCGTTCAGGCGGGGCCCGGCGCTCTTGGTTGCAGTCGGTTTGAGGCAAGAAACTTCTATCAGTTGCCGAAGAGCAGCGCCATCACGCGGGCCGCGCCGGGCGCCCCCTGCGCCTGCATGAAGCGCGTCGCGTTGCTCCGGGCCTGCTCCTGCAGCTTGGCGGCCATGACGGCGGGATCCTCGGCGGGCGCCTCGGGCTTGACGGCGCGGCGGATCGCCTGCGGCGTCAGATCGAGCACCACGGCGCCGTCGCCGTTCCCCGCGCTCTCGGACCGGGCCGCGGCTTCCTGCGGCCGGGCGGCATGGGCTTCGCGAGTTTCGAGGCCATGGTCGCGCGGCGGCAGCGACGAGATGCGAAAGGTCATGTCGTCTCCAGGCAACCCGCATCCCTGCGGGGGGTCGACGCATCCTTGCGCTATCTGCCTGTTAGTACCCCGGGTCGCGGAAAAACTAAACACTTGCCCCCGCCCGGGTAGGCCCGTAGCATAACGCGAATGAATTTCCTCCAGGCCCTCGTACTTGGCATCGTGCAAGGAATCACCGAATTCCTGCCTATTTCGAGCACCGCCCACCTCATCCTCGCCAGGCTCCTTCTGGGCGTCGAGAAGTCCCCCAGCGACCTGTCGATCGACGTCGTCTTCAACTTCGTCACCTTCATCCCGGTCGTCTGGTACTTCTGGGGCGACCTCAAGAACGTCGCGGCGGGCGGGCTACGCAGCTTCAAGAAGCTCGACCTGCGGGGCGATCCCGAGCAGCGGCTGGCCTGGTTCCTGGTGATCGGGTGCATTCCAGGCGGCCTCCTCGGCATCATGGGCGAACGCGTGATGGATCACCTGCGCACGCCCCTGGTCATCGGCATCGCGATGGTCGGATTCGCGTTCCTGCTGTGGTTCGCCGAGGCGGTCGGCAAGCGGGAACGCGACATCGAGAGCATCAAGTGGAAGCACGTGCTGCTGATCGGCCTGTTTCAGGGTCTGGCGGTCATCCCGGGAGCTAGCCGTTCGGGCGTGACCATCACCGCGGGACTGCTCGCCGGGATGCAGCGCGAGGCAGCGGCGCGCTTCGCCTTCCTGCTCGGCC
This DNA window, taken from Candidatus Tanganyikabacteria bacterium, encodes the following:
- a CDS encoding DUF4332 domain-containing protein; translation: MMARVGAVGQTQYVPPIPYAGGQAAPPATQPPPSSTNYGGQGNGAWELSRLVPNQDHQARLFRAGINSPGKMRFWGGGPIRRFFTGMFTGIPDQVLKAYAQESDLCRIPSMQADWARLLFEVGIRSPLELAQYAGEDIGAKIQRGALFAAMAAKAIELAASEGRGYSPPSFEELGRVAHTARGMTPGVT
- a CDS encoding undecaprenyl-diphosphate phosphatase, which produces MNFLQALVLGIVQGITEFLPISSTAHLILARLLLGVEKSPSDLSIDVVFNFVTFIPVVWYFWGDLKNVAAGGLRSFKKLDLRGDPEQRLAWFLVIGCIPGGLLGIMGERVMDHLRTPLVIGIAMVGFAFLLWFAEAVGKRERDIESIKWKHVLLIGLFQGLAVIPGASRSGVTITAGLLAGMQREAAARFAFLLGLPIMLAAMVYEARKLQLTDFTLPVIGGAITAIVAGYLSIRFLMAFLRTRSTMVFIVYRLVVGTAIIALALTGRFPGA